The following proteins are encoded in a genomic region of Neoarius graeffei isolate fNeoGra1 chromosome 6, fNeoGra1.pri, whole genome shotgun sequence:
- the rpp25b gene encoding ribonuclease P protein subunit p25b, with amino-acid sequence MDLSIVHDEHLPFPGETTTAHDTSAPPALPSHSPILKQGLAAGFKRVCRTEEDSPCPFPGLLPGVLEMRVKEGSKIRNLMGFAMARMQCEEGNSKQVSLRQVVFTGSGRAVTKTITCVEIMKRKVGGLHQLTKLHYKGVREVWESQEGGGAKMTVHRTVPSISILLSKDPLNPLEPGYQPPEMQSALWEDKQDSDAVCSDAGKRHFDYTGIQSEIQSKRFCPQGGISIN; translated from the coding sequence ATGGATCTAAGCATTGTGCATGATGAGCATCTACCCTTCCCGGGTGAGACAACTACTGCTCACGACACCTCTGCACCTCCTGCCCTGCCATCCCACAGCCCAATCTTGAAGCAGGGTCTTGCGGCTGGCTTTAAGAGGGTATGTCGAACAGAGGAGGATAGCCCATGCCCATTCCCAGGGCTGCTCCCAGGAGTCTTGGAGATGCGAGTGAAAGAAGGCAGCAAGATCCGCAATCTGATGGGCTTCGCAATGGCACGGATGCAGTGCGAGGAAGGAAACAGCAAACAGGTCAGCCTGAGGCAGGTGGTGTTCACCGGTTCGGGCCGAGCAGTCACCAAAACCATAACCTGTGTTGAGATAATGAAGAGGAAAGTGGGTGGACTCCACCAGCTCACTAAACTGCACTATAAAGGTGTTCGGGAGGTGTGGGAGAGCCAAGAAGGAGGTGGTGCCAAAATGACCGTCCACAGAACTGTGCCATCTATCAGTATCCTTCTTTCCAAGGACCCTTTGAACCCCCTTGAGCCAGGATATCAGCCCCCTGAGATGCAGAGTGCTCTCTGGGAGGACAAGCAAGATAGTGATGCAGTGTGTAGTGATGCAGGAAAAAGGCATTTTGACTACACTGGCATACAGAGCGAAATACAGTCAAAAAGATTCTGTCCTCAAGGTGGAATCTCGATAAATTAA